The DNA region ACTTAGTGCCTAAAAATTCTGTAATTGACTTGGTATTAGGTGATGGAACTGGTGGACAGGATCAGTAATGTATGAATAACGACAATCACGAAATAGATAACGATCAAGACGATTTATACGAGCATTACAACTTTACTGCTGCTGAGGGTCAAGAACCGTTGCGAGTAGACAAGTTTTTAATGAACTTTATTGAAAACGCTACTCGTAATAAAATTCAACAAGCTATAAAAGCGGGCAATGTATTGGTAAATGATGCTGTGGTAAAAGCCAACCACAAGGTAAAACCATTTGATGTGGTACGTGTTGTATTGGCACATCCGCCGCATGAAAATTTATTGGTTGCCGAAGATATTCCTTTAGACATTATTTACGAAGACAATGAGGTACTGGTGGTGAACAAACCAGCGGGAATGGTAGTACATCCAGGTCATGGTAACTATAATGGTACGTTGGTTAACGGATTGATACATCATGTAGAAAACCTGCCCACAAACTCCAATGAACGCCCAGGGCTAGTACACCGTATTGACAAAGATACTAGTGGGTTGTTGGTGGTTGCCAAAACCGAATTTGCCATGTCTCATTTGGCAAATCAGTTTTATGACCGTACCACGGAGCGGTTGTATTATGCCTTAGTTTGGGGCAATGTAGCAGAAGACGAAGGTACTATTGAAGGCCATATAGGTAGAAGCTTAAAAAACAGATTGCAAATGAGTGTTTTCCCTGATGGGGAACATGGTAAACCTGCCGTTACACATTATAAGGTGTTAGAACGTTTTAGTTATGTTACCTTGGTACAATGTAAATTAGAAACGGGCAGAACCCACCAAATTAGAGCCCATTTTAAACATATTGGCCATACCCTGTTTAGTGACGAACGTTATGGCGGTAATGCAGTTTTAAAAGGCACAACTTTTACCAAATACAAGCAATTTGTAGATAATTGTTTTAAACTATTACCCAGACAAGCCTTGCATGCCAAAACCTTGGGGTTTATACACCCTATTACCAAAAAGAAACTACAATTTAATTCTGAATTGCCTTTAGATATGCAACAGGCTATTGAAAAATGGCGGAGTTATACGGTGCATCAGAAAGAATAATTTCTATCCCTCCGCCCTTTGTTCAAGAGAGGAACCAGTTCCCAACAAAGTAATAAGTAAAAATTATAATCTTTTATCTAAAATTTAAATGTTACTCAGTTCCCCTCTTGTGTAAAGAGGGGGATGAATTCTGCTTTTTTGCAGAAGAAAGGGGAGATAGTTTTATTGAGATTTATAATTATTTCTAATTTCTTGCAAAACTGAAGGCAAGTAGTCAAAAACGAATTTATTTTCAAAACGAATTACGGTGTAACCTAAATCATTCAGATAGTTAGTTCTTTTTAAATCATACTCTTGAGCGGCAGTATTATTATGTACTTCACCATCCAACTCAATAATTAATTTTTCTGAAGCACAGTAAAAATCAACTATATAATTTCCAATGCTATGTTGTCTAGAAAACTTTTTACCATCAAGTTGTTTTGCCTTTAAATACTTCCATAAAAAAACTTCTGCTGGTGTTAGATTTGACCTAAGTTTCTTTCTTAAGTTTAATAATTTCTTATTGTTATGGCCGTTTTTGTTATTCATTCAAAACAAATATATAAAACTATCCCTCCGTCCAGACTTATCGTCAGGACACCTCCCTTTTCACAAGGGAGGAACCAGTTCAGAATAAAATTACTAGTAAAATTATAACTTTTTTCTCTAAATTATAAATGTTATCTGGTTCCCCTCTTGTGTAAAGAGGGGGATGAATTCTGCTTTTGCAGAAGAAAGGGGAGATAGGTTACTATCTTTTTGTCTATGTTAAGGATGCTACAGATTACTTTAGACCAATTCCCCTTAGCAGAAGTAAATATTAATTATTTTTTAACCAATTATCAAAATCAACCAATTTATTTTCATTCTCATTTAACCATTTTTTGGAGTTTTCATTACCAATTTGAGTAATATAAGTACAATAGGTTTTCAAATGTTCGCTTTTGGCTAAACTATAAAAGAAAGGGGTATAGAAAGTTGACCAAATGTCTTTATTTTGTTCCTTTTTCAGCTCACCTAGAATTTTAAAA from Aureibaculum sp. 2308TA14-22 includes:
- a CDS encoding endonuclease domain-containing protein — encoded protein: MNNKNGHNNKKLLNLRKKLRSNLTPAEVFLWKYLKAKQLDGKKFSRQHSIGNYIVDFYCASEKLIIELDGEVHNNTAAQEYDLKRTNYLNDLGYTVIRFENKFVFDYLPSVLQEIRNNYKSQ
- a CDS encoding RluA family pseudouridine synthase is translated as MNNDNHEIDNDQDDLYEHYNFTAAEGQEPLRVDKFLMNFIENATRNKIQQAIKAGNVLVNDAVVKANHKVKPFDVVRVVLAHPPHENLLVAEDIPLDIIYEDNEVLVVNKPAGMVVHPGHGNYNGTLVNGLIHHVENLPTNSNERPGLVHRIDKDTSGLLVVAKTEFAMSHLANQFYDRTTERLYYALVWGNVAEDEGTIEGHIGRSLKNRLQMSVFPDGEHGKPAVTHYKVLERFSYVTLVQCKLETGRTHQIRAHFKHIGHTLFSDERYGGNAVLKGTTFTKYKQFVDNCFKLLPRQALHAKTLGFIHPITKKKLQFNSELPLDMQQAIEKWRSYTVHQKE